The Paramormyrops kingsleyae isolate MSU_618 chromosome 11, PKINGS_0.4, whole genome shotgun sequence genome includes a window with the following:
- the dkk3a gene encoding dickkopf-related protein 3a encodes MMLDPKARMMQLAALVLCIFQLHGVAPQTTVSPEPEPEATRPVDANLAEGHTTLNDMFREVEKLMEDTQHKLEEAVYKMDNESAKSMLYVHDLPSNYQEESGAEHAAGNQSVHTGEVTGEVTDNSTGATHFSRSLTQPDGRKNEIDRECLIDEDCSVGHYCLYDILQSRCLPCKTVDAACTKDEECCAGQLCVWGQCSENSSKGEAGTICQYQSECRANLCCAFHKALLFPVCTGRPLERERCRIPSNHLMELLSWDMEGEGPREYCPCAAELQCQPLGRGSLCLRPQNSSSEDLDDTFYSETDYIV; translated from the exons ATGATGCTTGATCCCAAGGCAAGGATGATGCAGCTTGCGgcgcttgtcctgtgtatttttcAACTTCATGGCGTCGCCCCTCAAACCACCGTTTCGCCGGAGCCGGAGCCGGAGGCCACCCGCCCCGTAGATGCTAATCTGGCTGAGGGACACACGACCTTGAACGACATGTTCAGGGAGGTAGAGAAATTAATGGAGGACACGCAACATAAACTGGAAGAGGCGGTCTATAAG ATGGACAACGAAAGTGCTAAATCAATGCTCTATGTGCATGACCTTCCGTCTAATTACCAAGAGGAGAGCGGTGCAGAGCATGCAGCTGGAAATCAATCCGTCCATACTGGCGAGGTCACGGGTGAG GTAACGGACAACAGTACTGGGGCGACACACTTCTCCAGAAGCCTGACCCAGCCAGACGGGCGAAAAAACGAGATCGATCGG GAATGCCTCATTGATGAGGACTGTTCTGTAGGCCACTACTGCCTTTACGACATCCTGCAGTCCAGGTGTCTTCCCTGCAAGACAGTCGACGCG gcCTGCACGAAGGATGAGGAATGCTGTGCGGGTCAGCTGTGCGTTTGGGGCCAGTGCTCGGAGAACAGCTCCAAAGGAGAGGCGGGGACCATCTGCCAGTACCAGAGCGAGTGCAGAGCCAACCTCTGCTGCGCCTTCCACAAAG ccTTGCTCTTCCCAGTGTGCACTGGCAGGCCCTTGGAACGGGAGCGCTGCCGCATCCCATCCAACCACCTGATGGAACTGCTGTCCTGGGatatggagggggaggggcctcGGGAGTACTGCCCCTGTGCCGCGGAGTTACAGTGCCAGCCGCTGGG AAGAGGCTCACTGTGCCTGAGACCGCAGAACTCCTCCAGCGAAGACCTGGACGACACATTTTATTCTGAGACGGACTACATTGTATGA